The Triticum aestivum cultivar Chinese Spring chromosome 4B, IWGSC CS RefSeq v2.1, whole genome shotgun sequence sequence tcaaatgttctgacaaacactcgggcaagatcttcccaagtgtaaatactgctaggagccaactgattcagccatgctctggccgagtcctccaacataagaggcaggtgtttcatggctacctcatcattgccgctgccaatctgaacagccactcggtagtcttcaagccaagtatcgggcttggactcgccggtgaacttattgactccagtcgccaacctgaaatttGGAGGAATCACCGcgaccctgatggctctgctaaaacactctggtccttagacgtgaactctgctgctggtgggcacatctctgtcatggccttctcggtgagctctgttccgatcgaccaaaccttgaacgatgatggatctcgcatcaaagcctggttctctggggtcgactggaaccctttgCCCAACACTGTACTGGCGTatgtcatcttgctgtcgaggggcgtacgacccacctcttggtggtggAGTGGGCACTTGACGCCGATCATCGtgatcgaatcggtcatcatactgatcacgccgacctccacgcccctcacgcctcaggggcgatctagggctatgggccgactggactgtgttcgcagcgacggatctgctgtgaatcctgttccgcgactgtgatacggctgaattttgatctcctgctacccggagcaaatctctgatctgcatcaagtctctgccagcctctgactgggaaggctgaattgactctgctatacgggctgcagctgctaaattctgaatcggggttcgatatacctgagtccgtggtggaaagagctgacgtcgactggagtctgggaCCCGTTGCCGTGCACGCTCGTCGattgctcgctggaggttctctagtcgagtgcgctcagccaggttggccaaacgcgcgtcctctaaggcgcgagccttgggttttctccaacgataggagtatgcagcgcatccatgttccggcggcgaagatcttccctttgcagcgaagtgagtggctcgggttgatactcttcGTGGACCTGCGCTGGGTCGCCTCCACCGTCGCCTCCGTCGGCGCGGGGGAAGCCGCgaggactgcgcggtccattgaccatcagaacctccgccgctggatcactgctgtcgcactcggatgcagtctctacggagccagtcgacaggtcgaacaggccgtagagagattcatcgggctcgattgccgcgacttggggggtggccgactggcaggccaccgcatgcctcacccatcactgaagcctcgaccgaccggagcgcttgcgccggtgggaagCAGGGAGGAAGGATGACACAATGACCGACCGAtattgggtcgacggttgccgcaggaggacaccgcggacacatgcgcgaaagtgcgtcgctccgcggactgggagcgcgtcgatgtcgagtggagcctcctgaagccaagcagagttgtcggcgatgaacgtgagcgcgccgagacggatctcgcggccctcgaccaaaactctgCCTGAAACCATGGTGAAGGCGATcagaaaaaattgcaacttctccaataagtcgctaagacacccgccccacggtgggcgccaactgtcgtggttctaagtctgacagtagaaaggggggtaggtatggagaggcaagatcttagctatggagtagttgtatacgcaaaggatttacgagttcaggcccttctcggaggaagtaacagccctacgtctcggagcccggaggcggtcgactgaattatatgtgtatgagttacaggggtgcgaaccctttacactgaagaggggtgtggcttatatagagtttgccagacccctccggccctcagttatgcagggttaaaagtacattaaggcctggcgttactggtaacaccctacataaagtgctatcatgaccataaagactacttaataacagaccgtttgtgtgcagagtgactctagatctcctggcggtcgagtgagtggcttcatggtcgagtgtcttcgagtccgtcgagtggaatccttccaggtcgactgaaaggtagtttcttctagagatgtccttggggagggtaccttggataggtccatgaccctaccctaggtacatggcttcatcaacgGGCAGGGAAGCAGAGCAACATGCGGGTGCAGCCATATCTGCGCATAAATTTTTGCCAAAGTTCTTACAAATAGAGTAAAACCCCTAGTCCCACTGCTCATTCATTATGATCAAACGGGTTTCCCACATGGACGCAACATCGCGGAAAACTTCATTTATGCTGCTGATATACTAAGTGCTTGCCACACACGTAAAGCCCCGACAATGGTTTTCAAGCTTGACTTCAGGAAAGCTTTCGACTCCATTTGCTGGTCCTCCCTCATCAAAATCCTACAAGCTAGAGGGTTCCCTCCAACTTTCTGTTCTTGGGTAAAAAACATTCTGATCACTGGGAAAACGGCTATCCTCCTAAATGGCATCCCGGGGCCCTGGATACAATGTAGATGTGGTCTACGCCAAGGGGACCCATTCTCGCCATACTTGTTCATCATCGTTGCAGATGTTCTTCAAAGATTGATCGCCAGCGCTTTCCAAACGAACGTACTTTGTCACTCGCTACGACCAAACGAACCACCTGTGACGCTTCAATACGCCGACGATACCCTCATTATTGCTGCAGCTAACGAAGCCGCCACCTTAACTCTAAAAAAACTCTTCACGATTTTGCCCTGGCAACAGGGCTGGTTATCAACTTCCAAAAAACGGCACTTCTCACCACCGCCTCTGACTCAGCCACGCAAAACAACATAGCCGCAGCTATTGGATGCTCTTTATCCTCCTTTCCACTAATATACCTAGGTCTACCCCTCTCCCCTACCAAACTGCCTCTCACAGCCTTCGACCCGATCATAGACAGCTTTCGAAAATTCCTCTTCGGCTGGGTAGCGCGTCTGCTCTCACGTGGTGCTCGCCTGACACTGCTAACTGCGGTCCTAGACTCACTAACAGTTTATTTCATGTCAGTTTTTCATCTTCCTAAGTCAATCGTAGCAAAACTCGACGCCATACGGAGGGCGTTCTTCTGGTCCAATGAGGCAACTTGCACGGGTGCAAGCTGTTTAGTCGCGTGGAAAAACGTTTGCAAACCGAAAGACTCTGGTGGTCTAGGCATTAAAAATCTAGAAGTTCAGAACCGCTGCTTGCTTATGAAATTCTCTTTCAAGATTCTGCAAAACCCAAACGTCCCTTGGACACAGTGGTATCACCACCAGTATCCTCTTGGCATCACAACAAAAACTTCAAGGCCCTCCTTCCTCTGGAAAATTATCAACAAGAACTTGCCACTGCTCATTGAGCACTCATTTGTGATCACATACAATGGCCTGTCCATCTTTTTTTGGCTCGACAAATGGCTGTTACAGTCGCCTCTCCACAAAATATTCCCCAACCTTCACTCACACTCTTTGGATGACAAGGTTCTAGTGGCTACAGTTTGGCAAAATGGCTTACTGACGAACCTGCGGAACCGTCTGTCTAATGCTGCTGCTCGCGAGCTGGATTGTGTGTTGTTGCTGTTGGAGGATTTTCAGCAGGTGGACTGATCCGACGAACGGTCTCTCACACATGGGCTGCCGTTCTCTGCCAAGAACGCCTACTCCTCCATTGTTGCGGATGATCACGACGACCCTCACCATGACTTTGTCTAGGCCTCCAAGGTACCGATCAAGGTCAAGATCTTCGCCTGGCTTCTCCTCCGCGATCGGCTCAACACGAAAGCCAACATGTTTCACAAGCATATTGCCCACTCGGCTGCTTGTCCACGTTGTCAAGACCCGCACGAGGATGCCCTCCACCTCATCTCCAACTGTTCCTACGCGACACAAGTTTGGTCCTCCTTGGGTCTGTCGTCGCCAACCTCACTTGCTGCTCTACACCAACACCCAACGATTCTAGGCCTCAACCCCAACATCTGGCCATCTGTGGCTTTGACTGTTGCATGGAAGCTGTGGGACTCGAGAAACGCTCTCATATTCAGAAACGAGGATCACTCCCACAACACTACAATTCAAAACATTGTAGCAGATTTCTCCCTCTGGGTTTTTCGGTTCAAAAACAAAGAAGACAATATCTTTGCTAAGCAATGGCTTAATTTCCTCTCTGCTGCTAATCACTAAAAGCGGCTGTTGTAACTGAACTACTGTTGTAATTCTTCACTTCTCTCTTTTGAgtggtaatatattcaggtggggaagctNNNNNNNNNNNNNNNNNNNNNNNNNNNNNNNNNNNNNNNNNNNNNNNNNNNNNNNNNNNNNNNNNNNNNNNNNNNNNNNNNNNNNNNNNNNNNNNNNNNNNNNNNNNNNNNNNNNNNNNNNNNNNNNNNNNNNNNNNNNNNNNNNNNNNNNNNNNNNNNNNNNNNNNNNNNNNNNNNNNNNNNNNNNNNNNNNNNNNNNNNNNNNNNNNNNNNNNNNNNNNNNNNNNNNNNNNNNNNNNNNNNNNNNNNNNNNNNNNNNNNNNNNNNNNNNNAAAAATTTGAGCCAAACCAGTAGGAATTTCTTCCCATAGATTTTTCAGTCTTATGAAAATACTATCAAAGAGAATTAAACCTACGCATTCGGCTTGCATAAAATTGCTCGGCACATTTAGCTTGCTTGATTCGCTTTCTTCAAAAAGCAAACGATTCTCCGGAAATGGGCTGCTACACTCTGGTATTTTGCTAGTCTTTTTAGCAGTTTGCGGAAAATTCAGGTACATGTTCAACAGCAAGGCAAATAGTATCCAGATCTTGTAATAGAACATCACAAAAGCTTGTGCTGCAGCATCACAACCAGCGGTGGCGCAGCCTGCAGAATCAGAAAACGGttcacaaaaattcaaaaaaaaaaagttcACCAAGCCTATTTACCATATAAGTCTTATTTATAACAACCACTTAACCTTTTGGTGCTTCACACAGGACTAGTCACCCAAACAACACGGTTCGCTGTCAGGGACTGGGTAAAACGAAGATGAAACACACCGCCTATTTACACACCCATCACTTATTCATCGCTGACAGTCATATGTTTCACTATTCATCACTCAACCAGAACAGGCACCAACTTATTCATCGCTGACAGTCATATGTCTTACTATTCATCACTCAACCAGAACAGGCACCATACTATAGAACCCTAAGGTTGGTAAGGAAGGCCGCGCAAAAATCCAGGAAGAGGAGCTGAGGTCCAGTAACTCTCTGCATATCTAGCAGGTACTTGTCATCCTTGGTCTTGTAAAGCTGAAGAAAAAACAAATACATAAATTCAGAGGCAAATAGAGAGCATATACAGCACCATGCCGGCGAACTGTAACATCTGAAGTATACAGGCAGTAACGAATAATATCACACTAGGTTAACGATAGATGTATGACCAACCAATACTGTGCAGCACTAAAACTTGTGAAGTTCGTTTTATCAATATGGAAACAGCAGATACATGCTGATGCAGGATATACTGGTTACAAAGCAGACACATGCAGACAatactttgtactccctccgtccggaaatacttgtcatcaaactgaataaaaggggatgtatctagatgtattttagttatagatacatctctttttatccattttgatgacaagtattttcggacgaagggagtaacaATTACGAAGCAAATATATTGGCCAGCCTTTGGTTCAGAAAAAACGTTATTTTATCTAGTGATCCGACTGCGAAGGTGACATTGAGTAGAAAATCCATATTTCTGTTATTGCAAAAGGAATACAGTAGTATTAGAAGGTGAGATTGCACACCTGGATTTCAAACTTGATCACGGCAGGTAGCCTCCCATTAGCATCGCCGTTATCCATGATGGTAGAGTCATCAACAAAGCTGTGGTTGGCATCTAACATATCACTGACCTGAGGGAACCCAGGGCACCACCTGCATTTCATGTTGTAGTGTCCATTCTTCTTCCAGCAGACATTTAATTCTTGAAGTGCCTTTAGAACCTCGATCATTATCTCACGAGGTTGAGCTCGAGACTGGTGGATAAGTGATGCATTAGCTTAACAGCTGAATGTGCAAAACAAAGCAAAGTAAAGTGGATAATGTGCAAGACCTGGAGCCCAAGAGCCCATTTTCTTTCAACGGGATAATATGGCCGCAAGCCACTGCCTTGAGAATCATTGCTTGCTGGAAGATACTGCCTGGTACTTGGGCTTGCTGATTCCGATGAAGTAAACTGATTAAAACTCCTACCCTGGAGAACCATCCATTCAGAAAGTTAATAGTGCTTAAACCTTATGAATTAAACAAGTCACAGATGATGCAAATGTGAACTAACCATTGATTGTAGATAGTCAGCCCCCAAATAGCCACTAGTGGCCCGGAACCGATTGTCCAAGAGTAAGTAATATGCAACAGTTGCCTGGAAACATTGTCTAAAGTCAATTATGAAATAACTGAATGGAATGAAGCACTGACTTTTGTTTGCATATACCTCATTTTGCAGCCTATTGCACAATGATTCACACACATGGTCTTTATCATATCCCAGGTTGACAATCTCTTTAAGTGTATCTTCATCAATCTTCAGAAATGAACATAGAGCAAATCAGCATACATTGACGTAGAAATAGCATTTTAAAGCTTGCtagtaaaatatattttttataaataAAAGCGGCATTGCAAGGAGACTTAACGTACTAGGTGCTACCTTTTCATCTCGTTGGGATAGATTACTAGTAGTAAGGAATTACTCCCTTCACTTCATATTATTACATGATGTTTAACTTTCATAATCTTTCCCCTTCTCATAAATCTTTGAGCCACAGCTGCTGGATAGTTTTGTTGTTTGACTAGTTTTTTCCCAAGTAACCAGCAGGAGCAGTGCCTTTCACTTAAGCAGTATAGTTTTTTTTTACAATTATGTACATGGCCAAGAGGACGGCATGTGGACTACTCGCAAATAAAAGGTTAGAAGAGCTATGAAGGTGGATATCTGAGAACGGAGCATCGCTCTGTTGGCAAGGCATGCGGTATCCAGCCAGCCCACCCGCGTCCGAATCTCGACTCAACAGGGTGTCAAGGTTGTTTCTTGTATTAAAAATACCACCAAGGGCTAGTCCTAACTGATCTTGTTTTAGAGAACCGAGCAGTGCTCGGTTGGCTAGAGCACAGGCCCGTGAGCTCGTCCACTAGAGTTCGAGGGGCAGCCTCCGCATGATGCCTCATTTCTACCTAACAAAGTACCGTCAAGGGAGGAAAACTTCCCGCTTTAACCACGTTTATGAAGGTGGATATCCACTTGAAAAGTTGCCTACTCAGACTCTCGGCGTTCTCTTCTTAATACGAAATGACCATGCACTTTGGTGCATGTTTGAGAAAAAAGAATCTTTGAGCCACAACTTGACCATATATTTCTATAATATTGTGTTTGCAAATATTATATGAAGATTATGCCCATAAAAGATAACATTTCATGACAAAAGTATCGATGTTACTTTTCCTATGATCCATCCAAGATCCTGTATATATTAGTCGATAAAGGTTGAGAAGTTTTACTGTGCACATAAGATAGTCACTTGAAATGTGAAATAGATGGGTACCATTTTGGCTTGCTGCGCTGTGTCTGGTGGAGGCACTGCCAGGTAGCGAGGAAGGCGATTCTGAAACCATGGGTGTTCTCGAATTTCACGAATTGTGATTCTCTTCATAGGATCAACAACAAGCATTCTTGGGATCAAATCCCTTGCAAGAGCAGATAAATGACTTGGAAGGATATAGATGCCTCCCTGGAACACCAAACAAGGGGGCATCAAATCTCCAGATAAAAAATGAATGCTAAAGTTCAACTAATCTACATGACCGTTTTTTGATTTTCAGAACAAAAGGTATACACTTGTCAGGTCCAACTTAATCTACATGTGTTCTGTCTCACCTTTATCTTTTTGAACAGTTTGGGAATATTGTCATCATCAAATGGAAGAGTGCCACAAAGAAGAGCATAAAGTATCACCCCACAGCTCCAAACATCAACCTCAGGTCCAGCGTATAATTTACCTGAGATAACCTGCACAGAAACACTCACTAAGCTATTAACGCAAACAATGCGTGTCAGGAAGCACAAGGATAAAGACTCAAGTAAGACAAATTAGTGAATACCTCTGGTGCAGCATAGTTTGGACTCCCGCAGCTAGTCTTCAGAAAATGGCCATCATGCATGACATTACTTAACCCAAAGTCGGCAAGTTTCACATTATATTTGGAATCAAGTAACAGGTTTTCTGGCTTTAGATCACGATGAGCAACCATGTTTCTGTGGCAGTATTCAACACCAGATATAATCTGTGCAAGAAAATTTAAATAAAAAAAGTATTGAGACAAAACCTGAATATGCATCCAGTGATCAGAAAGAATCCTTCAAATTACATATTCGCCTACAGAAGGATATACCATCTCTTTATGTTTTAAAGCACAATTTGATTTAAGTACCGAGACTAAGACAATCAAGGCATAGAGAAGAGGATGCCATTTAAACAAAAAATGATTTAACTAGTGATACTAAGATAACCAAGGCATCAAAAGAACAAGACACCAGAGTGATACTAAAACAATAGACGCATCACGAAGACGTTAACTTTTTTATCAGTTCAACCCAAACGACAAAGCAATCACCTTGGAAAGCTTTCAACTCAATGTAGTACAGGTCATGAGCTAAAAATTAGATGAATGCAAACTGAGCAAATTGATCAGGATTTGCAGAGTCAGCACGTGAGGAATGTGGACACTGGACAATTGCCCAGCATATCCATACATTTCACGATCAAAATAAGAAGCTCAGCAAAGTTCGTATTGTTATGCCCAAAAAATGTGTTCCTACATGCCAAGAGCAGAAAAGGGAACCTGCTGGAAGATTCGACGAGCCTCATCTTCCTGTAACCGCCCTTTCTCAACAATGCAGTCGAATAGCTCACCATACTTGCAATATTCCATCACAACAAATATATCTGTAGGTGTGTAAATGACCTCATAAAGCCGGATGATATGAGGGTGAATGAACAACCTCAATATCTTGATCTCTCTCTTCGCTGGAAACAAGATATGAGAAAACAATAGAAGTAAAGCATTAGACATTCAGCCTGTGAAGAAATTCAAGCTGCAAATTTTACTAATTCACAGCAACAACACAAGGTGAACTTTCTTCTTTACGGAAGCCGGATGTATCCTAGACTAATGTACTTTATCTCTGACTAACTGATTAACTGGGAATGAGGAACACACTCACAAATCTGACCAACACTGGAAGCCAATAACTAGAAATCTTGAGCAAGCAAAGCCGAATGTATCCTAGACTAATGTACAAGGAGGCATACCTTTCTCTTCCATTTCCATAGTTCTCATTTGACGACGGTTCAGAATCTTTATAGCAACTTTGTGCCCTGTATGCTTATGCTCTGCAATCCTCACTTTTCCAAATGTGCCGATACCTAATGTTCTGCCCACATTGTAGTTCTTTAACGCTTCAGAATGCCCGCCTCCTCTAGTGTTCCCTTCCATTTTCACTATGTCAAAAAACAAGAGAAACGATATATGTGATTCAGCAAACAGTTTTATAGTTCAAACATATATGCACATTAGGCTAAAATTGAAACATTTCTAATCAGATTCCCTCTTCTAAGAGACCTTGAGCGTGACATGAGTAGGCTGGCCAAAACTATCACTGTGGACATGAGTGGCGAGGGCAAGTGCGGTTCAAAGGTCAACGAAATGGGTGAAGTTCCCTTCTCATATAGGGACAGACACATATTCAGTCGCTGAAGTGTGGTTCAGTAAGATGAGCAGCAACCAACAATGTCTAGTAGCGAGTAGGATCAtaattttttttctcgaatacgcacaaaCATGCCGTTACATTTTGGATTACAATGCTTTGCaccccacctccaccaccaccctcaCCTATAAAGTGGACTACTCACTCTGGACCCACCTTGTCAATGCCCCAAAGAAGGGGTCCAAATCTCCTTTTTTTTTCGAAAGAGGGTCCAAATCTCCTATTAATAGGCCCGCCTGCCTCCATACTTGACCCTCGGTGATCATCCTACTTATGACATGACATAtcgatttttttttcgaaaagggggtttaccccggcctctgcataataTATTTCCATAAAAAAGCTTGCATCTGCATGCGCAGCACGAACTGAGTAGGGGCTTGTTTGGATTACCGTTCTTCCTTTTAAATACACTTGTAAAGAATACACGTCTCTGCCCGCCGGTTCGCTTCCGTCCAGAAATGGCTCAGCGGCCGGTAAGATACACGAGTAAGTTAAACACCTCCGTATTGAATTACACCGATTCCAAGCACGGCCTAGAGGCCTTTCCTGATATGCATCAGGTCTGGATAGCAAACAATCATCATGTTGGTACTTTGGATGCCCCTGGTGCGAAGAGAGAGACCACACATGGAATCCCAGTGGGTTAACATGCAAAGTTTTCTTAAAATAGGATATGTTGGGTGAACATGCAACTGCGAGAGACATACTACAAGGAATGCAGTCATCCAGCAACTGAGCTGAAAAAACGGCAGAGATCAATAAATGGGAGGTTCTAGTGGGTATAGTACAACATAAATCTGTAGCGGTGCACATTAATAATAGCAGCGCTctgcgccggcgcgccggcccaatTTTTCGGCCGGTCAGCCCAGATCCGTCCGATTTGCACGCGCGCAACCGTcagatctctcctcctcctcccccgcatcCCATCTTCAACCTCCCGCACGGAAGAAAGGGAGAGGAAGGACCGAAGGAGGGCGCCGCCCCCGCACACGCTGCccccctcgcctcgcctcgcctcctcatCTCCTCTCACCGCCGGTTGTCCCTCGTCGCCGACCCCCGCCGTCGGTCGCCGACGAGCTCCGTCATGGTCGGATACCCGCCAAGCTCTTGGCCAAGCGGTTGAAGCTCCCCGCCCCACGGTTGTAGCATCTGATGCGCCACCGCCACCCCGTCCATCCTTGCCGTCGAGCTCGTCGCAGGGTGCACGTTGCAGGCACCGCAGTCGTCTTCTTTCCTAAGTAAGCCAATTCCACATGTCGCCGTTGTAGCAAAACAGCCCGACGTTTGTAGCTTTTTAGAATCCCCGATGTAGCAAAAAAACAAGCGACTCCACTTCGCCCTGTACCACTCCCTTGATGTAGCAAAACAAATCGCAGGTTCTAGCTTCTATAGATGCTGATTCCAGCAATTCTGCTTGCTGGTTGAAACCTTTTTGTGCTGCCCCTTCCAGCAAAAACGATGACGACTACCCAGCTGCTCTCAACTGTCGCAACAAATACCgtgattggttccagcaaaaaaaatcgatggttccagcaaaaaatcagAAGGGGTGGTAGCAAAAATCAAAgacattagtaacaaattttttgagtggttccagcaaaaaaatggaTCGAAGCAAAATAGAATCATGCCTCGTTCACAAAAAAAGAGCTCCCGTGCCTGCAGCACATCGATGCGCCGTTCATGGATGTAGCAAAACAAAGCGTTAGTCGTAGCAAAAAAGCACGACGGAGATGCAGCAAAACATTGTCGTCTCCGTGTCATCGCGGGTCGCGACTCCGCTATGTCGCATGTAGCAAATTTTCTCGCCGGTGGTAGCAAAATTAAAATACGGTGGTAGCAAAAAATGCTCTTGTCCAGCAAATcaaaaaaatgatagtagcaaaAAATATGTCTGGTTGCAGCAAAAAAAGACACTGGTTCCAGCACAACAGAAAAGGAAGGA is a genomic window containing:
- the LOC123092476 gene encoding serine/threonine protein kinase OSK4 isoform X4, whose protein sequence is MEGNTRGGGHSEALKNYNVGRTLGIGTFGKVRIAEHKHTGHKVAIKILNRRQMRTMEMEEKAKREIKILRLFIHPHIIRLYEVIYTPTDIFVVMEYCKYGELFDCIVEKGRLQEDEARRIFQQIISGVEYCHRNMVAHRDLKPENLLLDSKYNVKLADFGLSNVMHDGHFLKTSCGSPNYAAPEVISGKLYAGPEVDVWSCGVILYALLCGTLPFDDDNIPKLFKKIKGGIYILPSHLSALARDLIPRMLVVDPMKRITIREIREHPWFQNRLPRYLAVPPPDTAQQAKMIDEDTLKEIVNLGYDKDHVCESLCNRLQNEVYANKSQCFIPFSYFIIDFRQCFQATVAYYLLLDNRFRATSGYLGADYLQSMGRSFNQFTSSESASPSTRQYLPASNDSQGSGLRPYYPVERKWALGLQSRAQPREIMIEVLKALQELNVCWKKNGHYNMKCRWCPGFPQVSDMLDANHSFVDDSTIMDNGDANGRLPAVIKFEIQLYKTKDDKYLLDMQRVTGPQLLFLDFCAAFLTNLRVL
- the LOC123092476 gene encoding serine/threonine protein kinase OSK4 isoform X1 gives rise to the protein MTRRRQCFAASPSCFFATTNALFCYIHERRIDVLQARELFFCERVKMEGNTRGGGHSEALKNYNVGRTLGIGTFGKVRIAEHKHTGHKVAIKILNRRQMRTMEMEEKAKREIKILRLFIHPHIIRLYEVIYTPTDIFVVMEYCKYGELFDCIVEKGRLQEDEARRIFQQIISGVEYCHRNMVAHRDLKPENLLLDSKYNVKLADFGLSNVMHDGHFLKTSCGSPNYAAPEVISGKLYAGPEVDVWSCGVILYALLCGTLPFDDDNIPKLFKKIKGGIYILPSHLSALARDLIPRMLVVDPMKRITIREIREHPWFQNRLPRYLAVPPPDTAQQAKMIDEDTLKEIVNLGYDKDHVCESLCNRLQNEVYANKSQCFIPFSYFIIDFRQCFQATVAYYLLLDNRFRATSGYLGADYLQSMGRSFNQFTSSESASPSTRQYLPASNDSQGSGLRPYYPVERKWALGLQSRAQPREIMIEVLKALQELNVCWKKNGHYNMKCRWCPGFPQVSDMLDANHSFVDDSTIMDNGDANGRLPAVIKFEIQLYKTKDDKYLLDMQRVTGPQLLFLDFCAAFLTNLRVL
- the LOC123092476 gene encoding serine/threonine protein kinase OSK4 isoform X2 — its product is MTRRRQCFAASPSCFFATTNALFCYIHERRIDVLQARELFFCERVKMEGNTRGGGHSEALKNYNVGRTLGIGTFGKVRIAEHKHTGHKVAIKILNRRQMRTMEMEEKAKREIKILRLFIHPHIIRLYEVIYTPTDIFVVMEYCKYGELFDCIVEKGRLQEDEARRIFQQIISGVEYCHRNMVAHRDLKPENLLLDSKYNVKLADFGLSNVMHDGHFLKTSCGSPNYAAPEVISGKLYAGPEVDVWSCGVILYALLCGTLPFDDDNIPKLFKKIKGGIYILPSHLSALARDLIPRMLVVDPMKRITIREIREHPWFQNRLPRYLAVPPPDTAQQAKMIDEDTLKEIVNLGYDKDHVCESLCNRLQNEATVAYYLLLDNRFRATSGYLGADYLQSMGRSFNQFTSSESASPSTRQYLPASNDSQGSGLRPYYPVERKWALGLQSRAQPREIMIEVLKALQELNVCWKKNGHYNMKCRWCPGFPQVSDMLDANHSFVDDSTIMDNGDANGRLPAVIKFEIQLYKTKDDKYLLDMQRVTGPQLLFLDFCAAFLTNLRVL
- the LOC123092476 gene encoding serine/threonine protein kinase OSK4 isoform X3, producing the protein MSSSPHHIRVVECGIWPVKMEGNTRGGGHSEALKNYNVGRTLGIGTFGKVRIAEHKHTGHKVAIKILNRRQMRTMEMEEKAKREIKILRLFIHPHIIRLYEVIYTPTDIFVVMEYCKYGELFDCIVEKGRLQEDEARRIFQQIISGVEYCHRNMVAHRDLKPENLLLDSKYNVKLADFGLSNVMHDGHFLKTSCGSPNYAAPEVISGKLYAGPEVDVWSCGVILYALLCGTLPFDDDNIPKLFKKIKGGIYILPSHLSALARDLIPRMLVVDPMKRITIREIREHPWFQNRLPRYLAVPPPDTAQQAKMIDEDTLKEIVNLGYDKDHVCESLCNRLQNEVYANKSQCFIPFSYFIIDFRQCFQATVAYYLLLDNRFRATSGYLGADYLQSMGRSFNQFTSSESASPSTRQYLPASNDSQGSGLRPYYPVERKWALGLQSRAQPREIMIEVLKALQELNVCWKKNGHYNMKCRWCPGFPQVSDMLDANHSFVDDSTIMDNGDANGRLPAVIKFEIQLYKTKDDKYLLDMQRVTGPQLLFLDFCAAFLTNLRVL